The Argopecten irradians isolate NY chromosome 6, Ai_NY, whole genome shotgun sequence genome has a window encoding:
- the LOC138325316 gene encoding peptidylprolyl isomerase domain and WD repeat-containing protein 1-like, which translates to MAESGKRDIDEVDDDDDEWVGPMPEEAVKTKKRKVLEFEQVYLDNMPNAESYEKSFMHRDVVTHVAVSRTGFIITASCDGHVKFWTKNEDAGIEFVKHFRSHLGTIEDMCVSSPGDLCCTISDDKSTKVFDVVNFDMINMMKLDYTPHTCGWIYASGDPVCALAISEKDSGNIHVYDGRGTSTSLHTLSNMHSSPVKLIRYNPVYEVAVSADKDGMLEYWTGPKFDYKFPKNLQWEYKTDTDLYTFAQNKTIPSDISFSPNGKLMATIAKDRKVRIFKFLTGKLSKVLDESLKQYTELQQMKQQLPNMEFGRRLAVERDLEKTESFHKCSIIFDESGHFVLYATMLGIKVINLHTNRCVRMLGKKENARLLALSMFQGTGKKQKAAVDVEMAASENPILQTVNLDPILFCTAFKKNRFYLFSRREPDDIKSSETERDVFNEKPSKEDMVSATQDISYTRVSENCIMHTTMGDIHIKLFAKECPKTVENFCVHGKTGYYNGHIFHRVIKGFMLQTGDPEGNGTGGESIWGGEFEDEFHPSLRHDRPYTVSMANAGPNTNGSQFFITVCPTPWLDNKHTVFGRVVKGMEVVQNIGNVKTNPKTDKPHDDIRIISFAVK; encoded by the exons TGCTTGAATTTGAACAAGTTTACTTGGACAACATGCCCAACGCTGAATCATATGAGAAGAGCTTTATGCACAGAGATGTGGTGACTCATGTGGCTGTGTCAAG GACTGGATTCATCATCACTGCTAGCTGTGATGGACATGTTAAATTCTGGACAAAAAATGAAGATGCTGGAATTGAATTTGTCAAGCATTTTAGGAGTCATTTAG GAACGATTGAGGACATGTGTGTTAGCAGTCCGGGCGATCTCTGTTGTACTATATCTGATGACAAATCAACCAAAGTGTTTGATGTTGTCAACTTTG ATATGATCAACATGATGAAGCTGGACTATACCCCCCATACCTGTGGTTGGATCTACGCCTCAGGGGATCCTGTCTGTGCATTGGCTAT CTCAGAGAAGGACAGTGGTAACATACACGTATACGACGGCAGGGGAACGAGCACCTCCCTACACACACTCTCCAACATGCATTCTTCACCCGTCAAGTTAATCAGG TATAATCCGGTATATGAGGTGGCGGTGTCTGCTGATAAAGATGGTATGCTGGAATACTGGACAGGGCCTAAGTTTGACTACAAATTCCCTAAAAATCTACAGTGGGAGTATAAAACTGATACAGATCTGTACACATTCGCTCAG AACAAGACAATTCCAAGCGATATCAGTTTTTCACCAAACGGCAAATTAATGGCCACTATAGCAAAGGACAGAAAG GTTAGAATCTTCAAATTCTTAACTGGAAAATTATCCAAAGTTTTGGACGAATCTCTGAAGCAGTATACAGAGCTACAACAG ATGAAACAGCAGCTGCCCAACATGGAATTTGGACGTCGACTGGCTGTGGAGAGAGACTTAGAGAAAACTGAATCCTTCCATAAGTGTAGTATAA TTTTTGACGAGAGTGGACATTTTGTGCTTTACGCTACCATGCTAGGGATCAAAG TGATCAACCTCCATACCAATAGATGTGTTAGGATGTTGGGGAAGAAGGAGAATGCTCGATTACTGGCTCTCAGCATGTTCCAGGGAACAGGCAAAAAACAGAAGGCAGCAGTGGACGTGGAAATGGCCGCCTCTGAAAACCCAATTCTACAGACCGTTAACCTTGATCCAATACTGTTCTGTACGGCCTTCAAAAAGAACcggttttatttattttctcgTAGAGAACCAGATGATATTAAAAG CTCAGAAACAGAGAGAGATGTTTTCAACGAGAAACCATCCAAGGAGGATATGGTGTCTGCCACACAG GATATATCCTACACACGTGTGTCGGAGAATTGTATCATGCATACCACCATGGGAGATATTCATATCAAACTGTTTGCAAAGGA GTGTCCAAAGACTGTGGAGAACTTCTGTGTTCATGGCAAAACTGGCTACTATAATGGTCATATTTTTCATCGAGTTATTAAAGGCTTTATGTTACAGACAGGGGACCCAGAGG GGAATGGAACAGGGGGTGAATCAATATGGGGTGGTGAGTTTGAAGACGAGTTTCACCCATCCTTACGACATGACAGACCGTACACAGTAAGCATGGCCAATGCAGGACCTAACACCAACGGTTCCCAGTTCTTCATCACAGTCTGTCCCACT CCATGGCTGGACAACAAACATACTGTATTTGGACGTGTCGTGAAAGGCATGGAGGTTGTACAAAATATCGGGAATGTGAAAACTAATCCAAAAACAGACAAACCACACGACGACATTCGAATCATCAGTTTCGCTGTGAAGTAG